In a genomic window of Microbacterium amylolyticum:
- a CDS encoding helix-turn-helix domain-containing protein, with translation MMRQSTLDMEDLRRRRSLVITRKEAAEALGVDPRTITTSINEGTIPSVKLGRRIVIPREKFLALFADTRPDDG, from the coding sequence ATGATGCGGCAGAGCACTCTTGACATGGAAGACCTGCGCAGGCGGCGCAGCCTGGTCATCACCCGGAAAGAAGCTGCCGAGGCGCTCGGGGTCGACCCCCGCACGATCACCACGAGCATCAACGAGGGCACGATCCCCTCGGTCAAGCTCGGCCGTCGCATCGTGATCCCGCGCGAGAAGTTCCTCGCCCTGTTCGCCGACACCCGCCCCGATGATGGATGA
- a CDS encoding zeta toxin family protein yields MTEPVGSDAWLAQVFDADARDELFTGHAPDQAAPVLVLLGGQPAAGKTRAQQVILREHAADDLVEITGDDLREYHPDYARLADHAPLEMPAATAPVSGGLVSPALDHALAHRYSVLLEGTFRDAGMVTATATRFATAGYRVEVVAVATPAAVSRLSAEMRSLDAGYPAVGRWTPPQAHESALAGSADVVAALEALPHVQRVQVFSRERLLFDNSRTDAGEWQRPAEAAAALRREQHRPLDVREAFDWLQGYAAVFAKAQARPGYLGSETAPAYVRLQRDAQTMIRTLSQTLGAPLGQLEREQRARRKHLERVFPAGLLPPPRRPAAPPELPDWPEHPGPTSRHEPPSLGR; encoded by the coding sequence GTGACCGAACCGGTCGGCTCCGACGCCTGGCTCGCCCAGGTCTTCGACGCTGACGCCCGCGACGAACTCTTCACCGGACACGCACCCGATCAAGCGGCTCCGGTGCTGGTGCTCCTTGGAGGGCAACCGGCAGCGGGCAAGACCCGCGCGCAACAGGTGATCCTCCGCGAGCACGCCGCCGATGATCTGGTCGAGATCACCGGCGATGATCTGCGTGAGTACCACCCCGACTATGCGCGCCTGGCCGATCACGCACCGCTCGAAATGCCCGCCGCAACCGCCCCCGTCTCCGGCGGCCTCGTCAGCCCGGCCCTGGATCACGCGCTCGCGCATCGGTACTCGGTGCTGTTGGAGGGCACGTTCCGCGACGCGGGCATGGTCACCGCCACCGCAACCCGGTTCGCTACGGCCGGGTACCGGGTCGAGGTCGTCGCCGTGGCGACCCCGGCGGCGGTATCCAGACTGTCGGCGGAGATGCGTTCCCTCGACGCCGGATACCCGGCCGTGGGCCGCTGGACACCACCCCAAGCCCACGAAAGCGCGCTGGCAGGGTCGGCGGATGTCGTGGCCGCGCTCGAAGCGCTCCCGCACGTCCAACGAGTGCAGGTCTTCTCCCGCGAACGACTCCTGTTCGACAACTCCCGCACCGATGCCGGGGAATGGCAGCGGCCCGCTGAGGCGGCAGCCGCACTGCGCCGGGAACAGCACCGCCCCCTGGACGTACGTGAGGCGTTCGACTGGTTGCAGGGCTATGCTGCCGTCTTCGCCAAAGCCCAGGCACGCCCCGGCTACCTCGGGTCGGAGACTGCACCGGCCTATGTCCGCCTCCAACGCGACGCGCAGACCATGATCCGCACCCTCAGCCAGACGCTCGGCGCACCGCTCGGTCAACTGGAACGGGAACAGCGCGCACGGCGGAAGCATCTGGAACGAGTGTTCCCAGCCGGACTGCTGCCACCCCCAAGGCGGCCCGCAGCACCGCCTGAGCTACCGGACTGGCCGGAACACCCCGGCCCGACCAGCCGCCACGAGCCGCCGTCCCTCGGACGGTAA
- the mobF gene encoding MobF family relaxase: MHGGVILFRGTGADARRYVEADRSRADDYYLGDDASVAQFTTLDSEGNVTAALGLDPETYAGWVDWVNPVAGESMGIPRLPGQGRQGSPRFAEMVVNTPKSLSIAAALHPKVSDALDRAQQDAVAEIQRWVAQHSVTRVGPRGRQEVVPAREVQTVAVSHRTSRAGDPHRHIHFQIGTRVQAAGKWRALDTAALFKQQGAIRALGTAVIAAHPELAEVLDRHGLTLDTMTGEVVELERFNPMMSKRGEQVRKHLERFEAWWEAAHPGETMGPVVSARLAAKAWAHERPAKKPTTLREEQAWIAELREAGYDPDTLQRPAPRARVSLDDLAVQTVASRALDRCAAGGSAWTRHTVQEHATRIMTDDGVHATPAEIREFVNIATGLALEDCFSILSPGAPTPEHVAHLTSVRVVQAETELRDFLAARVPKREPRHPDLHETAHVHGLDAGQTIAAAAVASRDPLVVVEGAAGAGKTTMLGAAIEVAAQHGRAARVVAPTLRAAQVAHEELGVPATSVAALVHVHGWRWNDDGVWTRLVPGDTDPETGRTYRGPTETARLVRGERVIVDEAGMLDQDTALALLTITAEAKATVALVGDRALLPAVGRGGVLDMAAQIRGRTFDMAEVHRFTDPAYADLTLRMRDGTDPGDVFDRLAQQGLVRLHSNSEDAHAHVAEQREDGEAVTVSTNDEARTVNAAIREERVAQGVVDDTRTVNGSDDLAIGAGDVIQTRQNDSGIGVANPQQRIVQRVEDDGALRVREHGNGLKQQHTVRLPAEYVAEHAHLSYAATSYGVQGATVAGAHTLLTDATSAASVYVGMTRGRETNLLHVVAESEADAQAQFIEAMARDRADRGLTTATQRATEAVAGLTDDGPMRFVNEEIAALMHRAQTAEVQAQRWQRVGTALADLRERETVVRERARAAEEAAKQRVVEVRAEVATPFVSAAEAALSDWHDADTAAQRASDQVQAASWFGKRRARTDHETAQARAQQARQHLTDEWGGPPKWNEQSEAWVQRVTGPLVDGHPRVIDAEHEHRQARDTLIGRPEQAQMARLAAYARVFGTDNVLRNRESYLSANPARQGARAAQAAKQAREEADVLATLTPAEATARIEQTRAEQAACEAQRVERERARQDIGREHRSTTPRRDGPGLSL, translated from the coding sequence ATGCATGGCGGCGTGATCCTGTTCCGGGGAACCGGAGCCGATGCGCGCCGCTATGTCGAGGCTGACCGTTCCCGCGCCGATGACTACTACCTCGGCGACGACGCCTCTGTCGCGCAGTTCACGACCCTCGACAGTGAGGGCAACGTCACCGCTGCTCTCGGGCTCGATCCGGAGACCTACGCCGGATGGGTGGACTGGGTGAACCCGGTCGCGGGCGAGTCGATGGGCATACCGCGACTGCCCGGCCAGGGGCGGCAGGGGTCGCCGCGGTTCGCGGAGATGGTCGTCAACACCCCCAAGTCGTTGTCGATCGCCGCCGCGCTGCACCCGAAGGTCTCCGATGCCCTTGACCGTGCGCAGCAGGATGCTGTGGCGGAGATTCAGCGGTGGGTCGCCCAGCACTCCGTAACTCGTGTCGGGCCTCGTGGCAGGCAGGAGGTCGTGCCCGCGCGTGAGGTGCAGACGGTGGCGGTGTCGCATCGCACGTCGCGTGCGGGTGATCCGCATCGGCATATCCATTTCCAGATCGGCACCCGCGTGCAGGCGGCCGGGAAATGGCGTGCGCTCGATACGGCGGCGTTGTTCAAGCAGCAGGGCGCGATCCGTGCTCTCGGCACCGCCGTCATCGCCGCGCACCCCGAGCTCGCCGAAGTGCTCGACCGGCACGGCCTCACTCTCGACACGATGACCGGGGAGGTGGTCGAGCTCGAACGGTTCAACCCGATGATGAGCAAGCGCGGCGAGCAGGTGCGCAAGCATCTGGAACGGTTCGAGGCCTGGTGGGAGGCGGCGCATCCGGGCGAGACGATGGGGCCGGTCGTCTCCGCCCGTCTCGCGGCGAAAGCCTGGGCGCATGAGCGCCCCGCGAAGAAGCCCACCACCCTGCGCGAAGAACAGGCGTGGATCGCGGAGTTGCGGGAGGCCGGCTACGATCCCGACACGTTGCAACGCCCCGCCCCGCGTGCACGGGTATCGCTCGACGACCTGGCGGTGCAGACCGTTGCGAGTCGTGCGCTGGACCGGTGCGCTGCGGGTGGGTCGGCGTGGACGCGGCACACGGTGCAGGAGCACGCGACTCGCATCATGACCGACGACGGCGTGCACGCCACCCCTGCCGAGATACGCGAGTTCGTCAACATTGCAACGGGGTTGGCGTTGGAGGATTGCTTCTCGATCCTCTCTCCCGGCGCACCGACTCCCGAGCATGTTGCGCACCTCACGAGCGTGCGGGTGGTGCAGGCCGAGACCGAGCTGCGCGACTTCCTGGCCGCACGGGTGCCGAAGCGCGAGCCGCGTCACCCCGACCTGCACGAGACCGCGCACGTGCACGGCCTGGATGCCGGGCAGACGATCGCGGCTGCGGCGGTGGCGTCGCGTGATCCGCTCGTGGTTGTGGAGGGTGCGGCCGGTGCGGGCAAGACTACGATGCTCGGTGCTGCAATCGAGGTCGCAGCGCAGCACGGTCGGGCGGCGCGGGTTGTTGCGCCGACGTTGCGCGCCGCGCAGGTCGCGCACGAGGAACTCGGCGTGCCTGCGACGAGTGTCGCAGCGCTCGTGCACGTCCACGGGTGGCGGTGGAACGATGACGGCGTCTGGACGCGCCTCGTCCCAGGCGATACCGACCCGGAGACGGGCCGCACCTACCGTGGCCCTACCGAGACGGCGCGGCTGGTGCGGGGTGAGCGGGTGATCGTGGACGAGGCTGGGATGCTCGACCAGGACACCGCCCTCGCCCTCCTCACCATCACCGCCGAAGCGAAAGCGACCGTTGCCCTTGTCGGGGATCGTGCGCTGCTTCCCGCGGTCGGGCGTGGCGGGGTGCTCGATATGGCCGCGCAGATTCGGGGGCGCACGTTCGATATGGCCGAGGTGCACCGCTTCACCGACCCTGCCTACGCCGACCTCACCTTGCGAATGCGCGACGGCACCGACCCCGGCGATGTGTTCGACCGACTCGCCCAGCAGGGCCTCGTGCGGCTCCACTCGAACAGCGAGGACGCGCACGCCCATGTCGCCGAACAGCGGGAGGATGGGGAGGCGGTGACGGTGAGCACGAACGATGAGGCCCGCACCGTCAATGCCGCTATCCGCGAGGAGCGGGTCGCTCAGGGTGTCGTCGACGATACCCGCACCGTCAACGGCAGCGACGACCTCGCCATTGGTGCGGGTGATGTGATTCAGACGCGTCAGAACGATTCCGGTATCGGGGTGGCGAACCCGCAGCAGCGGATCGTGCAACGGGTCGAGGACGACGGTGCGCTCCGCGTCCGCGAACACGGGAACGGGCTCAAGCAGCAGCACACCGTGCGCTTGCCCGCCGAGTACGTGGCCGAGCACGCGCACCTGTCCTATGCGGCGACCTCCTACGGGGTGCAGGGCGCGACCGTGGCCGGAGCGCACACGCTCCTCACCGACGCCACCAGTGCCGCGAGCGTCTACGTCGGCATGACAAGGGGCCGCGAGACGAACCTGCTGCACGTCGTCGCGGAGAGCGAGGCGGATGCGCAGGCGCAGTTCATTGAGGCGATGGCACGCGACCGCGCCGACCGCGGCCTCACCACCGCCACGCAGCGTGCCACGGAGGCCGTGGCCGGGCTGACCGACGACGGCCCAATGCGGTTCGTCAACGAGGAGATCGCCGCGCTCATGCACCGCGCCCAGACCGCCGAGGTGCAGGCGCAACGGTGGCAGCGGGTCGGCACCGCCCTCGCCGACCTCCGCGAACGCGAGACAGTCGTGCGAGAACGGGCACGCGCGGCCGAGGAGGCGGCGAAGCAGCGAGTCGTTGAGGTGCGTGCCGAGGTCGCTACCCCGTTCGTCTCAGCGGCGGAGGCAGCGCTGAGCGACTGGCACGACGCCGACACCGCCGCGCAAAGGGCAAGCGATCAAGTACAGGCGGCGTCTTGGTTCGGGAAGCGTCGCGCCCGCACCGACCACGAAACCGCGCAGGCCCGCGCTCAGCAGGCACGCCAGCACCTCACGGACGAGTGGGGCGGCCCGCCGAAGTGGAACGAGCAGAGCGAGGCGTGGGTGCAGCGCGTGACCGGCCCGCTCGTGGACGGGCACCCCCGCGTGATCGACGCCGAGCACGAGCACCGGCAAGCGCGCGACACTCTGATCGGTCGGCCCGAGCAGGCGCAGATGGCTCGGTTGGCCGCGTACGCGCGCGTGTTCGGTACCGACAACGTGCTCCGCAATCGGGAGAGCTATCTCAGCGCCAATCCCGCCCGGCAGGGGGCGCGGGCGGCACAGGCCGCGAAGCAGGCACGGGAGGAAGCCGACGTGCTCGCTACCCTCACCCCGGCCGAGGCGACAGCGCGGATCGAACAGACCCGCGCCGAACAGGCCGCTTGCGAGGCCCAGCGTGTCGAGCGGGAACGCGCCCGCCAGGACATCGGGCGGGAGCACCGCAGCACCACGCCTCGCCGCGATGGGCCGGGCCTGAGCCTCTAA
- a CDS encoding RNA polymerase sigma factor: MKKFSTFFKENYSFVVGVAERRLGSVQDAEEVATEEFHLAWQRYQAGEPLSVPWLYGVVRHLIGDEYRRRGRRAELQRQLNEDFALSIPVSDDLYADVRDAVERLPLMHREVLKMTYWERLTAREIAAVLDVNSAAVRARLMRARRLLRTALSDIQDRAGREVPTRE; this comes from the coding sequence GTGAAGAAGTTCTCGACGTTCTTCAAGGAGAACTATTCCTTCGTCGTCGGCGTTGCCGAACGTCGCCTCGGCTCCGTCCAGGATGCCGAGGAGGTCGCGACGGAAGAGTTCCACCTCGCGTGGCAGCGCTACCAGGCAGGCGAACCGCTCAGTGTGCCGTGGCTGTACGGGGTGGTACGGCACCTGATCGGGGACGAGTATCGGCGGCGCGGGAGGCGTGCTGAGTTGCAGCGCCAGCTCAACGAAGATTTCGCGTTGAGCATCCCGGTCTCCGATGACCTGTACGCGGATGTGCGGGACGCGGTCGAACGTCTCCCGCTGATGCACCGGGAAGTACTGAAGATGACCTACTGGGAGCGGCTCACCGCGAGGGAGATCGCCGCAGTACTCGACGTCAACAGCGCTGCCGTTCGGGCCAGGCTGATGCGAGCCAGACGTCTCCTGCGCACCGCGCTGAGCGACATACAAGATCGAGCCGGTAGGGAGGTGCCCACTCGTGAATGA
- a CDS encoding peptidase inhibitor family I36 protein, with the protein MLALVPLVTPAEASAATPSITPMQEQVEDVIDEHGGVQTGWNEVTWDDGAIILTIAREDSIKAGTISARAATASAARDNCAAGKYCAYGKAGYGGNKLTYSSCPATHTSFSIIGSPRSIKNNRTSGTVKAYNGSTLKNTLTAGKGNSNTSGITKITCA; encoded by the coding sequence GTGCTCGCGCTCGTCCCGCTCGTCACCCCGGCCGAAGCTTCGGCCGCAACACCATCCATAACTCCGATGCAAGAGCAAGTGGAGGACGTCATCGACGAGCACGGCGGCGTGCAGACCGGATGGAACGAGGTGACCTGGGATGATGGGGCGATCATCCTCACCATCGCCCGGGAGGACAGCATCAAGGCGGGAACGATCAGCGCGCGGGCAGCGACGGCGTCGGCGGCGCGGGACAACTGCGCGGCCGGGAAATACTGCGCTTACGGGAAGGCGGGCTACGGCGGCAACAAGCTCACCTACTCCTCCTGCCCCGCAACCCACACCTCCTTCAGCATCATCGGGTCCCCACGTTCCATCAAGAACAACCGCACCTCGGGCACCGTCAAGGCCTACAACGGCAGCACGCTGAAGAACACCCTGACCGCAGGCAAAGGCAACTCGAACACCAGCGGCATTACGAAGATCACGTGTGCGTGA